The Cicer arietinum cultivar CDC Frontier isolate Library 1 chromosome 1, Cicar.CDCFrontier_v2.0, whole genome shotgun sequence genome contains the following window.
CTGAAAAATACATtccatattatatattaaaaactacAAAACTCAAACAGCATGTGATAAAATAAGATTGTGTTGACTTTCCATTAGAAAAATGCAATGCCATGCAATGGAAAAATGGTAACTGTAAACCATAAATAATAAAGATCATTTGACTAGAGCATCGTAATTGTATCCTATAGAATCTGGAACAGCTTCACATAAACTAAATGGTAAAGGTAACACCAAATAACAGTTTAAGAACCAGAAAACAGTATTACAATTGGTATAGGCTCTTCTGAGAGCTATGGCCAATACCTTTTAGATTAATTATATTGTGATCTACCAAACTACTttctattcaaaattttcaaattcattgCATTAAACCAAAAACGAAACCTATATTAAGAGGAGAGGAAAAGTGTTGTGTAAAACTAATCATGTGAACTGccaaaatacattttatttgttCACATTTGgatcactattttttttttatatagtcaATCATATATTGTGATCCAAGTAGCATTTTCAGTCTAGCAGATCGCATCAATTTGTGTTCCTTTGATTGGTCAAATATTGGTGaagtaccaaaaaaaaaaaatattacagtAGCTAAAGGCACAATAATGAGGCTGCAATCAGTGGAAGAACAGGAAAAATGGAAAATATATATGAACAAATACATATAAGAGAGAATTAGAGTGGCACAATTGAGGAGTAGATACATGCCAATGGTGGTTTTGTTCAGTAAGGAgggaaaatattaattatgttgtaGACTCGTTTAGTTATCCTTAAACTCGCAATTCTATGTTAGTCTATACAGGTCTATGCAAGCACACAAACAACTTTGAAAGCGGCTAATTTATTTCAATACGTAGTGTCATAAACTTGACTGATTCAGAGATTACTGAAGAATTTGAACACCATTATGTTTAGGCGGTAATTGTCAAATATGTTAACGCTACATTTCCAATACCTAAATGAAAAAATTTCTTACCGATAAGGAGTCAGGGACTTCCATATAGTACAGTATAGATAAAACTGTCTATTTCAACAAGTATGACAACAAGGTTCCATCAAATATAAACATGTACCTGAAATCTAGGTACACGAGGGCTGGATCCCACATTTGAAGGCTGGAAAGATACCCCATAATGCTCCTGTAAAACATGGTAAGCAAAAACTAAGTCATGATCAAGCAAAACATCTTCTAAACATCAGCAGGGTAGAAAATGAAACTAAACAAATAGCTTGCTCCACAAGTACATCACAATAATAATATCTGAATCAATTACTACTACAGTTTCAGATATAATCTATTAGGAATTATCAAGAGTAGAATCAAAACATCAAACAGACATTTAttaagtatttaaatatatgaatatgatgCACAAATTGTACCTGAATTATGTTGAAAACCTATCCTATTTAGTTGCAAATGCAACTACCAATCCCCTATATACACACACCAGTATCTTAGCTGGGAGCATTGTACTGTACTTTGCAATCGACATCCCAATAAATGTAATTATTGTCCACGGTTAGAAAGTATCatctatttagttaaaatataatctaTTTAAGGAGAGTCATCTATATTctactattttatttgtatagCAAGTTTTGGTATTTATGAACCttcctattttaatttgtaaatacCTTTCATCAAAATGTGTAGGTATATCACTATAAAACATAATGTTTGATATAGCtttcataaactattatatgGATATGTCAGATTCTATATACCTACATATAACATTTATTCAAGAGTATTTTACTTCGTCTTCCGAAATttaaaattactattatttttcaaaaataaagttaCTAATAAGAATTGGTTAATGGCCAGTTAAGGTCCATACGGTGTTAACTTAGTAGTAGGAGTTTGACCTTCTAGACTTAAGGAATGAATTTCGAATCTCCTTGGAGATAGTTGAAAAATGGTCATCAGTTTCACtttaattaatagtaataactTTCCCTtcccaattttttaaaaaagataaagaaaattgGTCTTTGTAATCTTTAAAAGAGTACATTTTTATTCTGAGTTTCGTAAAAAGTGAAATgctgaatatattaaaatttgagcATACAAGCTGAAAAAATACATCTGGTTTAGTGTTGGAGCGTGGCAGCCAATTCTTTCTCAGTAGGCTACTGGCTTGAGTACTAGGTGCTGCCATTTTGTGAAACAGGTGAATAAATGGTGAACTTAACAGACTTGACCAATTTGTGATGACTTTCATGACATCCTGGTTTCACAGACCAGCTCGGTTGGAAGATTGTTTCGCAACTAAGCCGGTCCACTCAGCTAATCCATTATCATAGCATGGTAAAAAAAGTTATactaaaaattacttaaatacaAAATCAGGATATCCTTCAGGGGAAGACAAATAAGTAGGGCTTTATTAAGTGTAAATAGAGCCATTAAAAAGGCCACGACCTGTCATCCGGGTGATAAGTAAATTAATTATGGTCCCATGATTCAAACTAGCAAAGAAAGTGCTAATACATAGTAGACAAAATAGCAATACTAGCAGCACACTCTTTTTAACACTCTGTTAGAGGGAGAAATTTATGTGGGTCTCATTTTAGTGGGAGAAACTGATGTGGGTCTCATTCTCTATATAGTAGGACCTATTTCTAAAGTGATGAGACTCACGTGAATTTCATCGAATAAGAGTGTGTTGGACAAAATGATACGAGCGTGTTGCTAGCCTCTTAAGAAAAATGCAGGGCTGAAGAACTATACttcaattcattttaaattcccacaaaacaaaaatgttttCTTGGTAATTACTCTTTTAATCATCTTCTAATTTGCTTAGTTCTGTGTTCACCTTTTCTCTTAAAGATAGGTATTGACATACTTTGTCTGTATTCATTGACGTTCTTTTCAACCTCAAAATCTCATTGAATAACTCTGTGAGGCATGTACTTTTCTCAGACTTAGGAGTAGTACCGGTCCTCCTCACTAGTGTTAAATCTATTGTGGTTAAAGAAATATCCTGCCTTTCATTAAATAGtttattaatataactattCCATCTTCTCTAATATCTTATTCTATGGCCAATATTTTTCCCTTGTCATCCTTTATGCATCTCACATGGTCCAAGTCTGTTGGTTTTGTTCACTACAATTAGTAAATCTATATATATGTTTCCCGTCTTTAGTGCTTAAAGACTAGTATAAACTGTTAAATACTCTTGTTTCAGCTTCGCTAACTGCCTTCTTAATGTCTTGCTTAGAAACCTTGTATTGGTTTCAGTTTGCCTCATAGTTACACAaggaatattttttataacactCCCTTTTAACCTAAGTCATCTGTTCTTACACAATCATCCCACTACCAAGAATCTTCATTCTTAAGCCAAATCCCCCCGATTCTTCTAGTGTCtctttatttatctttctaACCCTTTAGCCATATGGTTCCACATGTTTTTAGCATTTCTTCGATTCTCCAAAAGCCCTTCCtctaaaacttttctctcacaTATCCCATTTATTTGAGTTCTCTGAATTATGCTTTCTTCAGATTACTAGACACACAAATACCCTCAATTATGCCCACTAAGAATAAACCAAAAGGAGAAACTAATTATCAGatattatttaaaagtaatCATCGAGCCAACTAGTAGACTAATGAGCATGATAGAATCAAGCTTGCTTTCAAGAAGGCAAAAGTGAAGATTATATGGTAGGGGAAAAAGGCATAAACTAACACCAGAAAACAGAGGGAACTGCATACCTTGATCTTTTCAAGATAAACATCAAGCTCACAGGCAATGCCATCTCTAGTCAAGCTACTTTCAGAAGAAAAAAGTTGCTCTTCCTCTGAAGCCTCGCCAACCAAAGCTTGCTGCACAAACATCAATTGAAATCAAATAGCACTTAAAAGCAAGtcgaattaataaaaaatggaaagaaGTACCAATTCACTTCACTAGAATCTAACTgtcagaatattagaaaatatcttataagatcttttatattatattagagtattttgagttatttcttaggatcaatttataatcatagagatatcttagaatatctctcattattattatgatttattcctgatttaggattgagtttatgtttctctataaatagagattagtattgagtctcttgtaatcaagttagcataaagctattatcaataatattcaaacccttattattttctattctttttttctctaaaatcccacaacttcaacatggtatcagagcctatttcgatcctccttgaacgatcccgcctctattccgctgccgagttcccaacaattagggaatataatcatagtttctcttttccaacatTCCGACATGTTTCACTCGTTTTCCGTTCAATTCCCTACGGCCGCCGCTGCCACTATTACCGGAAAATTTTCCTGCGAACAGTGTCATCATCTCCAGATCAAGTCATGCCCGAAAGCGCGTCGACAAAAGCCGTTACACGCGCTCTCACCCGCTGCTAATCTCTCATGCGAGTAGATCTGTCGCCGCCGTCTGCTACTGCCTGCCGTCGCTGCTGGAAAAGTTTTCCGACACAACCACTTCCATTGTGTGCGGAATCTCCAATCTACACAACCCAAATATTTTTTAGGTCAAAAGTTGCTCCACGCACGCTCATGTGCCTCCAAGATCCGTTGTGTTCATCCCACGCACCACCACCAACAGCCTTGAGCTCAGGCGCATCTGTCCACCTTCCagaataatgtttcagtcatcTAGATTGAGTTTTCCTTCCTGatttcatatttgttttaagttttttctttCGAGCCCCATGCATACAGCTTGGCAGTTTGTCCCAGATACATTGGCCCCATCTATGTCCCAGATGTACcggccttgcctttctctccctGAAGCATGCCTCTCTCTCCTTGAAGtaaattcaagtttaaatattgagtctctgatattattggtttgaaacttccaaatgcagttttttagaaggacggaccttgctttgttcaagtgtttgccatgaatttctctcatgtTGATGATCATTCcggctatctggctaggctgtATTTATAGCAAATCTCTCTGACTTCACCAGCATCCATGAGTTgcctttccatctttttttattattttgcgaAGCAAAACATTGTTTCCTTGTAACAAGCtaagcttagtaagctttaacttgagggggagtgtcagaatattagaaaatatcttataagatcttttatattatattagagtatcttgagttatttcttatgatcaatttataatcatagagatatcttagaatatcttcattattattatgatttattcctgatttatgattgagtttatgtttctctataaatagagattagtattgagtctattgtaatcaagttagcatgaaactattatcaataatattcaaacccttattattttctcttctctttttctctaaaatcccacaacttcaacactAACTATGAGCTATTGCCCCCTCCTCCTACTGAAATGATCCCTATTTCAATAGCAAGaggaaaaaattaataaaccaTCCAGAAATAACCTCCCTGAACAAACCTCTTAAGTCTCCACTAATCTTATCATTGTTCTTCCAGCAAGCAAAAACTACAGAATACCATCCTTTTGTAACCGTTATATAGACCAAGTTATCACACATCCAAACTTTATTTCTTTATAACAAAATCTCTTGGCAAAAACTTAATTTAGACAAATTCTAAATACAAGGGAAGAGATTTCTATACACATATCATATCATGTTTTTGTTCTGCACTTCCGATCAACACAGCCTTGAATGAAGCCTTATCCACCACCCTCGACATCATTTGTAGAACATCACATTCAAGAATTATAGGGATATTAATCAGTGCCATCAAACCTTGAATGAAGCCTTATCCACCACCCACAACATCATTTGTAGAATATCACACTCAAGAATTATAGGGATAATAATCAGTGCCATCAAGACTATTAACAAAAATTCTTGacatctatttttctttttgttttatttatagatTACAGTAATAATGGCACTTGGAGGTATCGGTATCTTCAACAGTATTCACAAAGGAACGAAACTAAAGAATATGCTAATTGTGATAAATCTAGGAAAAAGAAATAACTACATGACTTCCTGAGCTCTAATATTCAGTTTTCCTGGATTTAGCATAAAATGccacatttaacaaaaatagcaaactttaaaatatagaaCACGGGATAGGATCCTAGCAGCAACTATATAAACTTACATGATTAACTATATTGACAAAGGACAGCCAAAGTCAACATTAAAATGGTCAAATGACAAATTCAGCTTACCAATAAGAGCTTTTTGTGCTGTTTGCGTTGTGGAAGAATTCCAAGCCCATCTAGCATTGACTCATCAAGTTCTACAAAACGAGATATGTTGAGAAAACAGAAATAAATGAAAAGATAAAACAAATGGACATTCATTGGTACAACCTTTAGTTTGCAATAGAGTGGCAAGCACACTCAAGGAACCCAAAACTTGTACGTCATCCCCTTCAGTTACATATTCAAGCAAAACTTCCCTACATCAATCAGAGATACCATGACAAACACAGAAACAAAGTACATCTCCTAGAAACAAAGTACATCTCCTAGAAACAAAGTTTAAAATCACAACTTGAAGAAGTATCAATGTATAATCATGTGTATCCTACAAAGCATATATCCTGGAAATAAAGTTTTATATCGAAACTCAAAAAAGTGCCCAACATTAGGTGATTTATTCAGCACCCCAAGGCTCtgtttggatattttaaaacaagtgGAATGGAATGCAGCGGATCGGAGAGGAATGGCACATATTTTCCATTCCTTTGTTAGGGTATTATATGACAGAACGAAACACAGTTCTCATTCCATTGTTTGTGCACGttttaaaagataaagaacctatatatgaaaaggaaaaaaaaaggtgTATAAATGACATACGTGTTATAGATAAATAAGATAAAGGACCTCTAGTGTAATTTTGCCtaaaacatattatattttattaaaatgatagaAATTTGATAGCTTATATACACTTTATTCTCTTTTCAGTTATTAACAGAGAATTACAGTATTCACTCCAATCCAAATTGAACCACTTTctagtcaatattttttttattatttaacttgtagttaacatataaatttttcaatcaataaaattaatatggAAAACAGttcttcaataaaaaaaaaacattatttcaaatcAAACCGTAACCAGTAGCACAAACTGCTTTACAGAATTGCAAGTTCTGCCAAGGCAAATGTACTAACGCAAAGAAGAgaaaaacacaaacaaagaaTAGAAGTACACGTGAATGCCACAGTAGTAGGATTCGGCTGTTGTTGCTGTGTGTGAAGAACCTTGACAACATAACCAAAAGATGGggacaaaaatgatttttaataatttaagaaataaaataacagATGATTCCATCCTATATTCCATACAAATTGGAGGGGGGGAAAATTGAGGGTAATAGAATGAGATGGAATGCATTCCATCTGATTCTATTTCATTCCATCCCTTTTTTAAAATCCAAACAATGGAACATGAGTGAATTCCATTTCATTCCGCTCCATTCCATCGCACTCAATTAATCCAAGCAATATCCTTAGTTTTTAAAAGGGTAAAGGTACCCTTAGGCTTTGGTTGGATGTATGAAGAAGATGAGAAGAGAGAAAGTGGTGAAAAAAGTATGAAATGTGAGAAAGAGATGAGAAATAGAGTAGATTTGACAATTGACGGACGCATGATACGGCATAAGGTAAATATGAAAGAAATAGAAGTGAAAGAATTATGTTCCCTCTTTCGCTCCCTATATTTGGTTGGGTAAAAGTGAagagaaatatatttattttttaaaagacacAAATATCcctcaattaaaaaaataatatacaatttatattatgaattttattaactaaaataattttatttaatgtagCCATGTGTCTCATATAACATACAAAACCTTAACAACTAGTGGCCAATATGTAGCCATGTGTTTCGCTTACTAAGCAAGTCGGATGACTAGCCACTACTTACTAAGGAGTATTGATACCGATACCATCCAAAAATGTAAGGGTGGAGGAGAAACCTTAAATTAAAGCCCAATGCAAAACACGCAAGTCATAAGTGAAAATTTAGTTTTATTGAACCATTTTCATATCCAAAAAACCAAAAAACCGTCAAAGCTATGTATGcaaaattctaataaataactattaaattactttttctaTGGAAATTACATATTTTCACTAGAATAATTAAGTAGAAAGTATGACCGGTGATATTTGAGTTGGCATGACATATATACTGATGAGTCTTAGTTTCAAAGACGCTAAAATACGAAGACCACTGTTCCCAATCTAACATAAGATTATCAACAGAAAATCAAATTTAAGTCAGTAGGTGAAAAGATTGGCTTTACCTCAAAGCCGCATTCGAACTGCTACCGTTATTTAGCATGGTGACACTTTGTTGATGAGAACCTGAAGAACTAGATGAGCATGGCACATTGACCTTCAAGCCTTCCGTATTATTCTGAGCAAGATTATCATTACATGTCCCTTCGCTTTCAGATGTAAAACCATGATCAGGTATATAGCCATTGACTTGACTCCCAGAACATTTTGTAAAGGACTTTAAGGGGTAATAAAGAGCAGCAACTATTGTATTTGCCAAATCTTTGATCTTGACTATCTTCAAGATGCAACAAAGTAAGTAGAGAGAAGTGACAACACCACTTTGCATATCCTGGTTAACATGCTAATAAACATTAATATGAATGTGCTGAATAACATAAATCAAAATCTGTACATGAAAAGTCTTTTGAAGATCCTTCAACAAATGCAAAAGCAGATCAAAGTAAACAGAGAAAGCCATAAAGTGAACTTCCATACATTAACAGCCACCATCCTCAGGGAAGGAAGAAGTACTGGAAAAATCAGAAGCATCAGAATGCTGTCTGTTATTAACCTTTCAACATCAGGAATTCCAGCAGAGATCACATCACTGAAGTAATACAGGttatcctcaatttcatctacaGCAGCAGTAACAGTAGAGTTTGAATCTGGGCCTGGATTTCTGTCTCAGTAACCATAATTTCTCTTTAAGGAAACAACGAAATCTGAATATAAtatgcaaataaaaataaaaaaaaataaaaaataaaataaaatatatatatgtcttACTTTAGCGTCTCAGAGATCAGTCTGTTTAAACCCATACACTGCTTCCTAAAAAAGGAAACCAGATTTGAGAAGTAATCTGTGTGAGGTGCGCTAGTTATATATCTATTAACAGAGTCATCTCCAACTGAAATTTTGTACAGACAAatattagagagaaaaaaaaaagtttatcttTAGATAACTTAGTtaagaaagaaattgaaaaagtaTAGAGAATGACCTCCAATAAACAGCAAAAATCTCACCGTGATAAACATTAAGGGTCACAGCACGTACAGCAGCACGAACCATATTCTCCTCATGAAAGGCAAAGCGTATCGCCTCAACATACAGTGGAAATGAAACTACTTCGTCCTAAATCCAAAAACAAGTACAGTAAAAACATTTGGGCATCTCAAAAACAAAGGCAGGGTTATCTGACATCTCTACACTAGAAAGACTAAGATGctcaattattaaattatccGTAAAATCATGAATCTCACAAGATTGGACTGCCTGGCTTACAAGACTAGCAAGTTTAAATAGGCAGCCTCGACTGCACAAACTATCAGAGTTTAGTGGAATTTagaatgttaattttttaatgataaaaactGTTAATTTTTTCctcctttcttttattttttttctgatCTGATAAAATTTCACAATAAAATCTTCTCGAAGTACAACAAAAACCATATTAACCACCTTCTATAGACACAGGAATACAGATAAAAAGAAACCCAAAACTACCTCgcctttaaaaaatttaatccaTAACCATGAGTTGAACTATAAGTTTATAAGCTAGTCCAAGTGTTAGGAAGAACATCTTACAAATTTCCCTTAAgctaataatattaatcattatcGGAACAAAAAGACTTGAAAAGCAGAAAACTTACATTGCGCGTCTTCACAAGAAGTGAAATAGTATTCTTGTTCAATTTCCCGCTTATTGCTCTTTAACAATGACCAGAAGACATTAAAGGACTAGTTAGCAAAATTATACAAAGGGAAACAAAAAATAGAGGTTGTGCAGTGTAATCATGAACTGCTGTACACTAGTAGGTTACATTAAGACGAACCTTAAAAAAGATATGTAGTATGACAATAGCTCTTCATTGCGGAAATCAAATGCATATGTAATTAGGTAGTTCATATGTTCATTACTAAACATATAATCTgcaaaagaaacaacaaaagaagaaaatcaaGCCCATCAACATTGCTACATGTAGTTGAGGAAATAATATAACTGCAGAAATAGGAAACTTCATTTGACAATCAACTTACATATAGCATGTTCACTTTGAAGGTTCTGGATCATAATGCTCACTGTTTGTAGCAACTGAAGAGGAATGCTTATAGTCCTGCTAAGTTTTAGAATACGTACAAAATCACCCACTACTTGCTTTTCCATGAAAAATCTGCCACAAGCTAGGATATATAAATCTCCAACACTAAAACTACTATACCAAGGAACATGAGCACAAGAGAAAACTCACTCAAAAAAGCTTGGGTCATGTTGGTCGCCATATGTTACCAACTCCGCAATTGATCTTAGTGCCTCGATAACAAAATCCTTCCACACATAATATAATAGAAGAATTGAGGAAACCGTGAAAAGCAAGTCAAAGAAAATTCTAATCATAAGATAGATTTTTCTTTATTACCTTATTAACCTCATTAACTATTTGAACTTTTGTCAACTGATCAGCTAAGTACCTAAGGCATCACAAGGAAGCAGGGAAACACAATgaataataaacaaaacataTCATCAGTAAAGGTTACCCAATAGTTCACTATATAATAATTAAGCACATACATCTAccatatgaatttaatttaccAAATTATTcactatatattataattatgcaCAAATATCTAGCATTCGAAAATGTAAATCAATTTGTAAGTGTTCAATGAACCCAAAAGTCTTCTCTACCTTTGACTGGGGCACCATTCCCTCACCTAAATTGTATacagcaaaaataaaaatatctaccaTATGAATTTGGTTTACCCAATTATTCACTATATAATCATTAAGCACATATATCTACCAAATGAATTTAGTTTACTCAATTATTCACTATATTATCGTTAAGCACATATATCTAACCATATTCAACATTCACtgtattatataaattttgtttatcaccattgcaaaacaaaatttacaGGCAATAGATAAGAGAGAAACGaagattatttaattaattaatgatttaagAATTTAATTAGCATTGAGGAAAACTGAGAAGACTTAAAGCGAATTGTGAATGCAAATTGCAAACCTGAGTTGATCCAAGGAAAAACGATCTTTGGGTCTCCAGAACGCAAACCACATGATTGTGAGAATCAAGAGGCGAAATTGAGCTGAGTAAAATTCATCGTGAATCGAAATTGAAACTGCTCGATCCTCCTTACGAGCAGCtccagagagagagagagagagagagagagagagagtaggGTTTTCGAGAGATCGCGATGAGAGAGAGAATGTCTAATCGAAAGAAATGAGAACACTTGGTTTTTGATTAATGAATTAAGGAAAGAGGTTGAAGTTGATGATAGGAAAATAGAATAGAATTAGAAGGAAAGTTGAAGAGTGACGCAATGCAGGTTGAGTAGTTAATTAACAGCAAACAGATGGGAACGGAAGGAACATGCCACTTGCCTGCATCCCCACGACGGAAAACGGGGGACCTCCTTTTCGTTTCGACCCAATACATCATTTTTGCTATCCACACCACATCATTcctaaagttttttttttttttacttcatcTACCATACCACTCcctcaaaaacaacaaaaaataccATTTCTAacttctatattttatttttaatttttataaaaaaatttgtctacttttaattctttaaagctttttcttttttattttttgtgttaattttCAATCAACATTTGTGTATTTTAcgatttttgaataattttaatattaatatttaaaacaaataataaattaaatatgaatttttgagcGTCATATACTTAAAAACTCATATTTATAAACGTTTGTTAGCgattttaaataaagtaattttaGTATTCTATAATTTATAggttacttttaaaaaaaattgaagaaaattaaaaattatcttGTATTTATCTGTCGTAACAAAAAttgctttttttaaaataattaattataaaaaacattattttttaagttattaaaaataaaatctcaaaaatatcagtttttagatttttttttcaaattttcattcttttaaaaaattgtaacaaacatatgcaaatattaaaaagtgattattttacggaaaaaaaatgaaacaaatgcactcttaATTCatgtttgttaaaaaaattaaagttgttaTACATgctataattaattgtacacATGGTTAACTCATTATTAGccacttgaaaaaaaaaatgtaagacAATAAGGTTAACACAATTTTTATGAAGAattgtttaaattaatattatattagtataaaaaatttgtttttgcaTTAGTGTGCACAAAAACCATTTAAGTTTAAACccttaaaacaaagaaaactgatgatcaattttttaactttactATCAATTTCTACAATATtgcaagtataaaataagaaatttaaaaaatgatgcaAAAAGTATAAACCTTAAACAAAGTTAAAGGATAAAAATAAGGCCAAATGAGTTAA
Protein-coding sequences here:
- the LOC101489992 gene encoding protein TRANSPARENT TESTA 9-like isoform X1; this translates as MWFAFWRPKDRFSLDQLRYLADQLTKVQIVNEVNKDFVIEALRSIAELVTYGDQHDPSFFEFFMEKQVVGDFVRILKLSRTISIPLQLLQTVSIMIQNLQSEHAIYYMFSNEHMNYLITYAFDFRNEELLSYYISFLRAISGKLNKNTISLLVKTRNDEVVSFPLYVEAIRFAFHEENMVRAAVRAVTLNVYHVGDDSVNRYITSAPHTDYFSNLVSFFRKQCMGLNRLISETLKNPGPDSNSTVTAAVDEIEDNLYYFSDVISAGIPDVERLITDSILMLLIFPVLLPSLRMVAVNHVNQDMQSGVVTSLYLLCCILKIVKIKDLANTIVAALYYPLKSFTKCSGSQVNGYIPDHGFTSESEGTCNDNLAQNNTEGLKVNVPCSSSSSGSHQQSVTMLNNGSSSNAALREVLLEYVTEGDDVQVLGSLSVLATLLQTKELDESMLDGLGILPQRKQHKKLLLQALVGEASEEEQLFSSESSLTRDGIACELDVYLEKIKEHYGVSFQPSNVGSSPRVPRFQVLDALVSLFCRSNISAETLWDGGWLLRQLLPYSKAEFNNHHLELLKISYENSASALEKEVRGFWPDLLITVLCDEWRKCKRAMESSSPPKEPKCILYPPRMFFSEEDIPEGSSFTAGERMHELVKVFVLLHQLQIFTLGRALPEEPLIYHPCDHGTNSRAQTSGLMSVPKPGTEINLVNAVPCRIAFERGKERHFCFLAISVGTSGWLVLGEEFPLKKPYGVVRVAAPLAGCNPRVDDKHSKWLHLRIRPSALPFLDPVKYNPHGKLKTKAFVDGRWILAFRDEESCKTAFSMILEEINYLCEEVHRRIKPSLKLETAIDISSSSAPVSEDSSSHTTPPNSL
- the LOC101489992 gene encoding protein TRANSPARENT TESTA 9-like isoform X2, with translation MWFAFWRPKDRFSLDQLRYLADQLTKVQIVNEVNKDFVIEALRSIAELVTYGDQHDPSFFEFFMEKQVVGDFVRILKLSRTISIPLQLLQTVSIMIQNLQSEHAIYYMFSNEHMNYLITYAFDFRNEELLSYYISFLRAISGKLNKNTISLLVKTRNDEVVSFPLYVEAIRFAFHEENMVRAAVRAVTLNVYHVGDDSVNRYITSAPHTDYFSNLVSFFRKQCMGLNRLISETLKNPGPDSNSTVTAAVDEIEDNLYYFSDVISAGIPDVERLITDSILMLLIFPVLLPSLRMVAVNHVNQDMQSGVVTSLYLLCCILKIVKIKDLANTIVAALYYPLKSFTKCSGSQVNGYIPDHGFTSESEGTCNDNLAQNNTEGLKVNVPCSSSSSGSHQQSVTMLNNGSSSNAALREVLLEYVTEGDDVQVLGSLSVLATLLQTKELDESMLDGLGILPQRKQHKKLLLQALVGEASEEEQLFSSESSLTRDGIACELDVYLEKIKEHYGVSFQPSNVGSSPRVPRFQVLDALVSLFCRSNISAETLWDGGWLLRQLLPYSKAEFNNHHLELLKISYENSASALEKEVRGFWPDLLITVLCDEWRKCKRAMESSSPPKEPKCILYPPRMFFSEDIPEGSSFTAGERMHELVKVFVLLHQLQIFTLGRALPEEPLIYHPCDHGTNSRAQTSGLMSVPKPGTEINLVNAVPCRIAFERGKERHFCFLAISVGTSGWLVLGEEFPLKKPYGVVRVAAPLAGCNPRVDDKHSKWLHLRIRPSALPFLDPVKYNPHGKLKTKAFVDGRWILAFRDEESCKTAFSMILEEINYLCEEVHRRIKPSLKLETAIDISSSSAPVSEDSSSHTTPPNSL
- the LOC101489992 gene encoding protein TRANSPARENT TESTA 9-like isoform X4 is translated as MATNMTQAFLTCGRFFMEKQVVGDFVRILKLSRTISIPLQLLQTVSIMIQNLQSEHAIYYMFSNEHMNYLITYAFDFRNEELLSYYISFLRAISGKLNKNTISLLVKTRNDEVVSFPLYVEAIRFAFHEENMVRAAVRAVTLNVYHVGDDSVNRYITSAPHTDYFSNLVSFFRKQCMGLNRLISETLKNPGPDSNSTVTAAVDEIEDNLYYFSDVISAGIPDVERLITDSILMLLIFPVLLPSLRMVAVNHVNQDMQSGVVTSLYLLCCILKIVKIKDLANTIVAALYYPLKSFTKCSGSQVNGYIPDHGFTSESEGTCNDNLAQNNTEGLKVNVPCSSSSSGSHQQSVTMLNNGSSSNAALREVLLEYVTEGDDVQVLGSLSVLATLLQTKELDESMLDGLGILPQRKQHKKLLLQALVGEASEEEQLFSSESSLTRDGIACELDVYLEKIKEHYGVSFQPSNVGSSPRVPRFQVLDALVSLFCRSNISAETLWDGGWLLRQLLPYSKAEFNNHHLELLKISYENSASALEKEVRGFWPDLLITVLCDEWRKCKRAMESSSPPKEPKCILYPPRMFFSEEDIPEGSSFTAGERMHELVKVFVLLHQLQIFTLGRALPEEPLIYHPCDHGTNSRAQTSGLMSVPKPGTEINLVNAVPCRIAFERGKERHFCFLAISVGTSGWLVLGEEFPLKKPYGVVRVAAPLAGCNPRVDDKHSKWLHLRIRPSALPFLDPVKYNPHGKLKTKAFVDGRWILAFRDEESCKTAFSMILEEINYLCEEVHRRIKPSLKLETAIDISSSSAPVSEDSSSHTTPPNSL